Part of the Musa acuminata AAA Group cultivar baxijiao chromosome BXJ2-7, Cavendish_Baxijiao_AAA, whole genome shotgun sequence genome is shown below.
ATATTTCACCCGGTGAACTAATATTAGCCCATGACTTGTGTATTTTCGTTGCCAGCAGGATTGGGGAAGCTTTTCTCTTCAAGGAAATGCCTAATATAATGTCATTAGATTTCTCATGGGAGGCGTCGGGTAACATTATCGACGTATCTAAATAATTCATCAAGTATGACATCCTAATATTAGGAATAAAGATATTAAGAAAGAACATATTAAGAAGATGGATTATGGATAATATATTATGACGATGCTCTCAATCATTACAAccatgagaatatattattatgattctatCAATCTAGTTATAATTCTctttactaatatatatatatatatatatatatatatatatatatatatatatatatatatatatatattataggttGATTCCAACCCTGACACTGTGAAAAATCAGCATCAACAGTAAGATATAATAATGATGATAAGATATCTATTAGTAATATAATAATGTTGTATTTATTGATCacaattcagaagttttgagacaCAATATTACGTCACCTCAGAAGATATCTATTAGTATCAATGTTTTATAGTCATCAAGCTTTGTTAGATTCAATCGTTAGTAGAAAAACTCTGTCATTCTCTCTGAACCTTCGGTTGTATATTATGACAAAATAATATACAAGATTAATGCCTCTAATGGAAGCATCGTCTCATAGGGATatattagaaataaatatattaaaaaaattaggaaGAAGATCCTCtaatatcatgataatatattatcattatattaCTAGAAGTGATGTATTAGAAACgaagatatcaaaaaaaaaaaaaagaaatattctctCCAGAAACCATcgtaatatattatcattatattaCAAGAAACGATATAAATATTCTCTCCCATCATAGAAACCATCAtacaattgataggttgaagaagaaactaagtgagtcttttgcaatgaaggacatggggccagtaaagcaaatactaggtatgcagactTCTCGTGAcagtaaaaataagaaaatttggttgtcacaaaaaaaatacatcgagaaggtattggagagATACAAAACTAGTtgtttctcctcttgcaggtcacttcaaattGTGTTCAGAAcaaagtccgtcaagtgatgaggagaaggagaaaatacaaaaagtttcttatgcttcagtagttagaagtttaatgtatgtaatggtatgtacgaggtcggacatcgcatatgcaatgggtgttactagcagatttcttgcaaatccagacaAAGAGCACTAGACAAGTAGATTTTTAGTtacctcagagggagctctaaggtttgtttaagctttggaggtggatcacctgtgttgacaggttacacatatGCAAATATAATAAGAGAtattgatacgaggaagtccacttcatgttttgtacttacttttgcagggggggcgatgtcatgacaatccaagttgcaaaggtgtattgctctctctactatAGAGattgaatatattgctgctatagagatatgcaaagaaatattatggatgaaagaattcttacaagaattggggctgaaacagaaaaactaTGCGGTGCATTATGATagccaaagtgccatccatttgtgtaagaacataACTTTTCATTCTAAGtcgaagcatatagatgtcagatctaCAATAGTGttatcaatcatctagtagtgttatcatctcatgttagatcatatctacagtagattcttattgtgattacttagggagaatttagatattgtgcatagtgaaGTGATCatttatcccagttattctcttgtgattgttactagggttttgagcaaaagattgagatttgtatatttattatttttatagtggatatctctagtttgtcccgtggttcttacccttcactttggaggggttttccacgtaaatcttgatgtcatatttgattgtgatttttatttaattctgTTGCGTGTTACGACcagctagtatttgttcctatataaAGTTTATTTCTCCTTATATCCAATTAAAGCTTAGATCATATTTGTGTATCATTTAATGTGATCATATACACACGAATATACACATGAGGATATAAGAAACTAATTTTTGTgatagaaaagaaagagaaaaatatgTGTTTCTTAATAACTGAAATATGAGTACCCAATGAACTGTTAAAGATAGTCAcacgattttattttattttcagataataATAATGCAGTCtatctcacgaagaatattatggATTTACATGAGCTCAATTATAACGTCTATTGGAAAGAGTTGAACACATGCTGATAAAGAGTAATTAAATGACAAATATTGCTCCCATGGCATTGCAGGTTCACCAAGCCGCAGCACCATCGCCgtcagcctcctcctcctccttcttcttcttcttcaaggaaATGACAAATAGGTAGTGCTTACTTTTCTGTTGAAGGAGATGCCTGGAGACATTGGCTGCATATATAGAGAATAACTCATCCAGTATGGCATCCCCGAAATGCTCTTCAATCAAGGGTTGAAACGCTGCTCTCACATATCCTGCGACGTTCTTTCCGCTTGCTATACTGTCGAATGCAGCGGAATCATCATCCGAGTCATCAAACGGGTCCCAATTAGCCTCAAAGATCCGTGCTTGTTCTAAATCAAACAGGTCTTCCCTATGGATCACTGCCTTTACTTCTTCCATGGAAGGTGCATAATACGGCAAATTGAAGGTCACCAGTTTGTCCTCCTCTATGATTCCCTGGACAATAATGTCGCCAAACCATCAAGAGGGTATGAAAGGTTAAAGTACACTCCCTCCAATTTATTTCTTTGGGATTGTGTTTGCTCACTATTTATTTCTTTACACTTGAACTATGTTCTCTTTCTTGTTTCTGTTGGAGCATGACATGGCCATGCTTCTGACCAGATCGATCCAAGTCCACTAAATTTTTATGAGCAACAAAGGGTGCAATGCTGTTTATTTTCCTCTTCCCCGTTCTACTACTACTTGTGATTATGTAAATATTTGATTCTCCACCTCCCTCACATCCTATCATCTGTAATTAATTGGAGGATGATGGATTTAAACtgttaagattaatttaaatagttagaattagataaaataaaagaaaaattagatttaaatatatagattaggataaaaatatttattgaggtatgatagatttttttattattttaaaaaatttatattttatcttttagtcAATATAAATATGTGCTCTTGGATCAATCCAAAATATCGTAGATTGAAATTACTTATAGTTCCTTCTactattctttttcctttcttcttgAAGTTCTATAGGAAAGTCAACAATATGATATCATAGCCTGATTCAAAGAATATCAATAGAAATACATcgattaaaaaagaagagaaagctagtatatacaaaaaaaaaaaaagatgacaggAGTAGGTGCTCCTAATCAACTTCTCTCTATcttcaaatatgataattatcaattttaggtTGTTAAAATGAAAACTTTATTTATCTCATAAGGATTATGAAATTTGGAAGAATATGATTTTGTTAAGTATGATCTACAAGattctaatattattaaaaataaaaaatatcatatgaaTGAGAATACATAGAAAGATGCAaaagccctctacatgctataataaataatagataattcCCTATTTTCTTGAATTATGATGATATCAACATCATTAGAAgcctgaaaaatattaaaaagtgtaTTTGGAGGCACAAACAAGGTAAAAATTTTAAAGCTTCAAATTCTTTGACGTAAATTCAAAACTGTTATGATGAAAGATTCTAAATCTATTGTTAATTTCTTCTAAAACATATCTAAATCAAATGAGATATTATGGTGAAAATCTAAAAGATCAATATGTAGTAGAAAAGGTTATATGAAGTTTATCTCCAAAATTTAATATGATTTCTACTGATATAGAAGAAGATAAGGATAAAAGTACATTATCTATTGATGAATTAGTGGGCTCTATTTTAATTTATGAACAAAAAGTGAATAGATCTTCAGATGAAACTTTAGAACATGCTCTTGAAATGAAGATAGATtagaagaacaataaaaaaaaaattcaaagtcaTATCTCAAGGGAGAGATCATAATAGCTAAGGTCATGATCAATTAAATGAGGGTAAGAGGAACTCAAACACAGGTAACAAAGAAACTCATTGATGTTTTTGTTGTAAAAAAATTGGAcatactaaaaaaaattattggtacaaaaataaaaattcaaatgtttctctctactcttactataaaaatatggctatcttgaaaaatattgttggaataaaaatcaaacaaattatcatgagaaaaataattatgaaaaaagagattaagaaaatattttctttataacatCTTAGAATATTCTAGATCAGTTTAGTTTTTGGATAATAAAGAATATTCTAGATCTGTTTAGTTTTTGGATAGTAGATACAGTAATCATATGACATGAGACATTTCAAAGATTTGATAAaatctttaataaaagataattttatcaatatcttcgtaaaatatttaataaaagataaattttattctGAAGCCAACTTCAAGttacaactatttgaattaaggGGGTGtgtaaagattaatttaaatagttagaattagataaaataaaaaataaaaatttagatttaaataaataaattaggacgaaaagatttattgagatatgatagatttttattattattttaaaaaacttatacTATATCTTTTAATCAATATAATTAGGTACTTTACGATCAATCCAAAATACGATTAAAAGTACTTCTAGCTTCTTAtactattttctttctttctaatttttttgtAAAAAGGCCAACATAAACAGCTCTCCTGAAATGAAACCATTTGGTTTGatctttttaattcttttattttcttttttgtgttttaCCATATTCAACTTTGCTGTAAGATAAAGAAGAGTAGACCATGCAATAAACATGAATATAGGAAGGATATTAACAACtacgtgaagaagaagaagaaaagaagataaaGGTACCTGTGACACCAAAGCACTCAGGGCTTCGGCTAACAGGCCGTAAAAGTATCCCACATCTCCCGAGGGTGGATAACTCCCTTTCCTTCCTAGAAATGACAATACCATTCTTGCTCCGTAGCTTAGTTCTGCATGACGGCACCTAAGGAACCCTGACAAGTCTCTTTGGTGTTGGTCTTGATATGCTTTAACAACTTCCAGTGGGCTTGTCTCTGAAACATAGATGTTCTTATTGTTGAGTGGAACTCCCTGTTCACCTTCAGGAACCTGATATTTTCAGAATTAAAAGTAAGTTTGCCTTAGCAAACAAAAGTAACATAGGTTTTGTGTGATGTTTCAagcaatcttccttttctttatgaGGTTAACCATGCTGATGAAGTGAGTGACCATTTCAGAGAATTTGTTTAGTTATTGGTAGTTAATTAACCGTACCAATCATAGCCGCTTTAAGAaagtaaataatgaaaaaaaacaaagaaaacaagtAGAATACAGATAATAATAGTGtagcaattgtcatttattaagaGGAAGGCAACCTGAGAGAGCCAGTTGAGACAACAGGAAGCGTTGAAGAAGTGGACACTTCGACAAGGGAAAAGCCTGCCGTAGAAGGAGCCTGGAACTCCCACGACGTAGTATGGCACCAGcagcttccccttctcctcctcgaccTTCCTCTTGTAATCTCCCAGAGACCGGAAGACGTGATTGAAGTCATTCCCCGGGAGGTCATTCAAGAAGAACAGGATCTCCTGCATCTCCTGACGTCCCAGGCTCCGCCGTAGCTTGCCAATCACGTCGAGCACCTCGGAGACCACCTCCAAAGTGTTAGGGCCCGAGGAACAACCTAAGTCGACCACCGCCATCCTCTCGGGGAGCAGCGACATGTAAACCCCTCTTATTCCCTCCTCCAGTATTGGCTTCGCCATGTGAAGTACCTTCTCCTGGGACGCAGTTAGCAAACCAGTGATAAGATATGCTGAGGCCTACGCAAGTGTAAGTTGTTTAAGTTCATGCAAACAGTTGAGGTGTTCAACACTACCTGAAGCTTAGAATTGGAGGCGTAGCTGGTATCCCCAGCTCCTCCGACCATGTGAAGGATTCCTTCTATCCCcttgcccatctctctctctctctctctcgctctcgctcgctCGGTCTCTTTGAAAACCAAGTTCCGAGCACCATGAGTATAAATAGCCTATAAGAAGGACCACTGTGGTTGTGCAGAAGCTGTAACATGCTTCGGAGAATACATAGAAAGCAATAACACCATTTTCTCTGACAACATTAACAAAGTCAAAGGAGATGGAAAATAGTAAATGAATGAACGAAGGTACCACCAAGATGGTTGTTTGTATGTCACTGTCCGCACTAAGTTAAAGGAGATGGTGGCATGGCTGGACGATAGTAAATGAATGCATGGAGGTGCCACCAATACAGCTTCAGAGAAACACATCATCTCCTCGTGTTTCAGCGTGCTCTGCTTCGTCGTTATCAGTCTTCGTTGGCATCTTAATAGCTAGGAAAGAAACGGGAACACGCTCTCGTCACTACTTCGCATCCCCTTTAATTTGACCTGTGATGGAAGGTACAGATTGCCCTTCTGTACAGTTTTCTCGAGGGAGGTCGAGAAAACTTTAgccaaaaagaaaaatgataagattaataagaataaaaatatataaaaaattaacgtAATACTATGGTTCGATAACTCTATTAATGcaagaaattattttttcttcagtTAACCCAAACTCAAAGTCTAAAATAACTTAGCACACTCTCTCACCTAAATCCATTAAACCTTTTTTTCAATCCTCTAGATTTATTAGAGAAAAACCCTTATAATCATGGAAGTATCTTTGTCTCTCTTTCTTGCATCATAATCTTgagattaaatatatatttataggaaTAAATTTTAATTCTTTAATGATTATTCCTAGTCTCTAATCTAAATTATAACCCTCATCCATCAAAAAATTCAAATTTAATTAAAACTCATCCCAAGTAGTTAGAATTTAATTAAAACTCCTCCCAAGCAGTTAAAACCTAATTAGAACTCCTAAAAAACTTTCAACCCTAATAATTCCTACCTTGGTgagtatttttttactttttgccTTATATACAAAACTAAACCATTGAATTAAAAGAATTACTCACatatatatgaattgaattgGTTCATGATCCAACACCAAATTTCAACAAATTCCAACAAAGTCAATGATACTACTTGATTCCAAAAAGAGACATTCATCTCACTATCTTACCATTACTAGATTTTTTTCCCTAATAATTCTCTACATCCtaaaaatcataaatatgatCATTTATTTATTGCAAATGAAACTTATTGTTATATGTATTTATCATCCCCTAACTTATTTTCAGCACTTTGATGTCTTTACTATTTATTTCCATATGATACAACCCTTGATGCAATCTTTCATTCAACAGGACCATGAAACCCTTAGTACACCAGTAGCTACAACAGGACCATGAAGCCGTTAATCAATTTTGccctctatgtctggatttagattctTAGTTCTCCACATCATGACATTAATCCTTTAAGCTTTTGTGCAATAGTTAAATTGCTCTTCAATTATTGCCTTCCATATTCGGACATGTCTGCACCACAAACAACCGACGCCCACAAAGCTAAGTTCCTTTTTCGAGGAATCACTTTGCATTATTGTGAATGCGTGAATCGTATGTCAAATACTAAATAGTTGCACACCTCATCTCTCACTTTCTAATCCTCCGTTATAGTACAGACTTGATTATCCACTTAACTAATTCTCTCACTTCCATATCCTTATCTAATAAATACAGACTATtagattatattattatatttaattaaataaaatatattttaaatatgattaaattctaattatgattattaattaataaaaaaataattataatagtatttcttaggagatgatcttgattgaaaaaactctcataattatttatcttagacTCTCTACTCTtatttataaatagataggatctCATATGGACTAGACACATAATGTGTGGATATGCGGATAAGTGAATACATCGATACGTGATATTATTGAGAGACTatatatcttctctcatctccTTTAGTCATGTGAACTAGTCATTAAGAGGTCATTTCCCGGGAGGTCGTTCAAGAAGAACTGGATATCCGGTGGCTTCTGCTCCAGCCTTCGACATAGGTCACCGACGATGCCAAGCACCTCAGAGACCACAAGAAAGGTGTTCGGACCCGACGAACAACCGAGGTCGACGACGACCATCCTCTCGGGGAGCGGCGTCCTCCTGTACATCTCTGCTATGGCGGTCTCCAATATGGGCTTTGTTCGATAAATCGCTTTCTCCTGCACACAAAGCAACGTATCAAACCGAAGATTCAACTAATAATACTACTTCGAGGGAGACGACTAACTTGATGTCTGGAATTAGCGGCGTAGCTGGTTTCCCCACCTCCTCCAATCATGTGAAGGACTCGCTGCTCTTCCTTAATGATCATACCTACACCCCTTATCTTTCTAATAACTTGTTGTAAGCGCTGAGCTTTAGGCAGCGGAACCATATATATAGGCGACTCTCCGCTAGAAAGAATTCCACTGTTCTAACGGAGAAATCCTAAATTACCATATGATTCACCTCTCACTGTCAGACCCTCCTCCATAAATAATTCTCAGGGCATCTGAATTCAGACCTGATTGGGCTGATGGTGTCAGACAAAACAGCTCAAGGCCGCCTGTTGATGAAGTGAGTTAGCATGTTGATGTGAGTTAGTATGATGTTTCAAGCAGTCTTCCTTTTCGTTATGAGGTTAACCATGCATGTTGATGAACTGAGTGAGCATTTCAGAGAATTTGTTTAGTTATCGGTAGTTAATTAACCGTAGCAATCGTAGCCGCTTTAAGAATGTAAAGAAtgaaaataagcaaaaaaaaaagttgaattcAGATAATAATAGTGTAGCAATTGTCAATTATTAAGAGGAAGGCAACCTGAGAGAGCCAGTTGAAACAGCTGGAAGCGTTGAAGAAGTGGACACTTTGACTAGGGAAAAGCCTGCCGTAGAAGGAGCCTGGAACTCCCACGACGTAGTATGGCACCAGCagattccccttctcctcctcgaccTTCCTCTTGTAATCTCCCAGAGACCGGAAGACGTGATTGAAGTCATTCCCCGGGAGGTCATTCAAGAAGAACAGGATCTCCGGCATCTCCTGGCGTCCCAGGCTCCGCCGTAGCTTGCCAATCACGTCGAGCACCTCGGAGACCACCTCCAAAGTGGTAGGGCCCGAGGAACAACCTAAGTCGACCACCGCCATCCTCTCGGGGAGCAGCGACGTGTAAACCCTTCCTATTGCCTCCTCCAGTATTGGCTTCGCCATGTGAAGTACCTTCTCCTGGGACGCAGTTGGCAAACCAGTGATCAGATATGCTGAGGCGAACGAAAGTGTAAGTTGTTTAAGTTCATGCAAACAGTTGAGGTGTTCAACACTACCGGAAACTTTGAATTGGATGCGTAGCTGGTATCCCCAGCTCCTCCGACCATGTGAAGGATTCCTTCTATCATcttgcccatctctctctctctctctctctctctctctttgaaaaCCAAGTTCCGAGCACCATGATTATAAATAGCCTATAAGAAGGACCGGACCACTGTGGTTGTGCAGAAACTGTAACTTGCTTCGGAGAATACATAGACAGCAAAAACACCATTTTCTGTGACAGTATTAACAAAGTCAAAGGAGATGGAAAATAGTAAATGAATGAACGAAGGTACCACCAAGATGGTTGTTTGTATGTCACTGTCCGCACTAAGTTAAAGGAGATGGTGGCATGGCTGGACGATCGTAAATGAATGCATGGAGGTACCACCAAGACAGCTTCAGAGAAACACATCATCTCCTCGTGTTTCAGCGTGCTCTGCTTCGTCGTTATCAGTCTTCGTTGGCATCTTAATAGCTAGGAAAGAAACGGGAACACGCTCTCATCACTCCTTCGATCCCCTTTAATTTGATCTGTGATGGAAGGGACAGATTGTCCTTCGGAAAGTGTCGCCGGGATGTAGAATAAACTTTAagcaaaaagaaaatgataattttaataataaaaaaaatatatcaaaaaataacGTAATATTATGGTTCGATAACTCTATTAATGCAAGAAATTATTTTCTCTTGATTTAACCCAAACTTAAGTCTAAAATCACTTAGCACACTCTCTCACCTAAATCCATTAAACATTTTTGTCAACCCTCTAGATTTATTAGTGAAAAACCCTTATAAGCATCGTCTCTCTTTCTTACATCAAAATCTTgagattaaatatgtatatatttataggaATAAATTCTAATTCTCTAATGATTATTCATAGtctcaaatttaaattataatcttCATCCATCAAAAAAtgtaaatttaattaaaactcaTCTCAAGTAGTTAGAATTTAATTAAAACTCCTCCCAAGCAGTTAAAACCTAATTAGAACTCCTAAAATACTTTCGACCCTAATAATTCCTACCTTGGTGAGTATTTTTTCACTTTTTGCCTTATATACAAAACTAAACCATTGACTTAAAGAATTACTCACATCTATATGAATTGAATTGGTTCATGATCCAACACCAAATTCCAACAAACCTGCTAATGAATCCTATATAGCTGCATCAAGTCAATGATAATTACTGGATTCCGAAAAGAGACATTCATCTCACTATTTTACCATTACTGGATTTTTTTCCCTAATAATTATCTACATCCtaaaaatcataaatatgatCATTTATTTATTGCAAATGAAACTTGTTGTTATATGTACTTATCATCCCCTATATATCTAACTTATTTTCATCACTTTGATGCCTTTACTATTTATTTCCATATGATACAACCCTTGATGCAATCTTTCATTCAGCAAGACCATGAAACCCTTAGTTACAACTCCCTACTTACTATTAAtggtattaataataaaaaagaaagcccttaagattaataataaaaaacaaaacCCCTaagattaatattaaaaaatatatttagaaaGTCGCCACAAGATTTAGCATTCTTCGACAACTCCCTACCTAtgttcacagaaaaaaaaaaattaaattcttcacTGTATGAGAAAAAAATAGTACATGGGATCACTCTCGCTTCAGTTAACCAAAACCCAAGCCAAAAACCCTTAGTACACTCTctcacataaataaaaaaaaattctcaatattttCTAGATCCACGAAGAGAGAAACACTCAAACTACCTTGTCTCTACCTCTCAAATCTTAGGACTCagtatatatttataagaataaatcctGATAACTATACTTCTAGAATCACTAATCCAAATTCTAATCATaatctatcaaaatatttaaatttaagtaaGATAAATTTATTTGTATAGAGTGGTGGCCAATGTCATCATCAAATCATCAGtgatgaaattgaaaatattaaatcTTTATCATAATTGGGTCACTATGTGGTGGAGATAGAACTAACAATGATTTAACATCTTATCCTAATAGGATTTATATCTAACACGTGGATTAACTTGAGGTTTAGAGAAGCAGTAGTTAATCAATTTTGccctctatgtctggatttagattctTAATTCTCCACATCATGACACTAATCCTTTAAGCTTTAGTGCAATAGTTAAATTGCTCTTCAATTATTGCCTTTCATATTCGGACATGTCTGCACCACAAACAACCGACGCCCACAAAGCCTTCAATGCGAGGAGGAAATTGGATGGTAGATGGATCTCACTGTCAGGGTTGTTCATCCCAGTTCACTTTTATCAATAGAAAGGTATCCATATTTGGATGTACTTTCTATGACCATGTTCTGGGTTTTTTGTTCTTTCCTGTACGAGTCTTTTTAACTCAAGTCTTTGTCAATGCATGATCATGTGGGAGCACTAACATTGCTAGTCATCCGTgctatgtttttatttttctggTGCTAAATCCTTGTTTCTTTTTCCAGAATTTATATTGACAAGGCTGCATCTACAAGATGCATGCAGAAATATTGGGGAGTTTCTCTCCGGTCCTCCACTGGTACAGAATTCGCTGGAATTCTTTTATGTTTTTGAAGTTACTCCAATTTTGTGTACACTTGGTATCATTCTCTATTGGACATCAAATGTCCCTGTATCCATGAAGATGAACTCGTGAGGATGTCTCTCTCTTCCAGAAGCTTGTCATCTGGCAGGCACATATCTTAGTCTACTTGAATGCAATCAAGTGGATgtctctctcttcttctaagtGCTTGTGGTGCTTGGAATGCTAAGTTTTGAGCCCCCGGACTCTGTATATAGTCTACAAGATGGTGGTTTACTGCCCAAGGAGGACAGCACTCTTTGGTGCAACTCGCAACGACACTCAAAAGGGTGTTCGACGAAATGTCTAGTGTTCCTATTGCGACGCAAAGGACGGAGTCGAACATCAAGCAGCAGCAAAATGGCTGTCATCCTTTTTCTTCAAGAAATGGCAAATACGTTCTGCTTAGTTTTCTCTTTGAGGAGATGCCTCGAAACATTAGCTGCAAATCTCGAGTTGATCTCTTTGGAATTGATCTTGATATATGCTTTTATGACACTCCGGTGGGCTTGTTTCTGCAATGTAGACCTTCTTTTTGTTGAGTGAGACTCCCTGTTCAGTGTCAAGTCCTTGAGGAACCTGACATTTTGGGATCACTAGAGCGAGAATGGATCGATGGATAGATACAATGTGATATCAGATATtaaacaaaattttcaatataatatcCGTCCCGAACCATAATTGATT
Proteins encoded:
- the LOC135617642 gene encoding anthranilate O-methyltransferase 2-like, translating into MGKGIEGILHMVGGAGDTSYASNSKLQEKVLHMAKPILEEGIRGVYMSLLPERMAVVDLGCSSGPNTLEVVSEVLDVIGKLRRSLGRQEMQEILFFLNDLPGNDFNHVFRSLGDYKRKVEEEKGKLLVPYYVVGVPGSFYGRLFPCRSVHFFNASCCLNWLSQVPEGEQGVPLNNKNIYVSETSPLEVVKAYQDQHQRDLSGFLRCRHAELSYGARMVLSFLGRKGSYPPSGDVGYFYGLLAEALSALVSQGIIEEDKLVTFNLPYYAPSMEEVKAVIHREDLFDLEQARIFEANWDPFDDSDDDSAAFDSIASGKNVAGYVRAAFQPLIEEHFGDAILDELFSIYAANVSRHLLQQKSKHYLFVISLKKKKKEEEEADGDGAAAW
- the LOC135617643 gene encoding anthranilate O-methyltransferase 2-like; translated protein: MGKMIEGILHMVGGAGDTSYASNSKFPEKVLHMAKPILEEAIGRVYTSLLPERMAVVDLGCSSGPTTLEVVSEVLDVIGKLRRSLGRQEMPEILFFLNDLPGNDFNHVFRSLGDYKRKVEEEKGNLLVPYYVVGVPGSFYGRLFPSQSVHFFNASSCFNWLSQEKAIYRTKPILETAIAEMYRRTPLPERMVVVDLGCSSGPNTFLVVSEVLGIVGDLCRRLEQKPPDIQFFLNDLPGNDLLMTSSHD